A single Mus caroli chromosome 15, CAROLI_EIJ_v1.1, whole genome shotgun sequence DNA region contains:
- the LOC110310052 gene encoding LOW QUALITY PROTEIN: alpha-1B-glycoprotein-like (The sequence of the model RefSeq protein was modified relative to this genomic sequence to represent the inferred CDS: inserted 1 base in 1 codon), with protein sequence MGRHLVLLKPLAGLTLTCKVHEATKDFQILXNGMFQELAHVAIPSVSYHFSLGAVTIDSLPRPWSLPYPVPWILPGLITSVLCQGRVNGVTFLLRREGDDDFLEVAETTTVLGDVTQARYREQVMFRVYQPGNYSCSYQTQGECTSSKPSRIVTIKKFAKPPPPLLTSSESSTEEPPHMARMTLLCSTFLNDVEFQLRQGKREMKVLMVSTSPEQVNFYLKLSDMGDQSPFTCRYRLSNMTAWSEDSEPVELLWSDERLPAPVLTAEPSTNQSFEPGSTVKFRCTAPKAGLRFESGLRFGLHTEDLYERSLIQILKSSGHETVFQLQNLSATDSASYSCIYTELKPPFSGSAPSNLVPLMVDGKAWDSGMFPRVKTGRGQSDIPGVIMELLHDGKFVPHRILRVLNSYSKLELHFVGPEHTGNYTCHYTSW encoded by the exons ATGGGCAGACATTTAGTCCTGCTAAAACCCTTGGCAGGTCTGACACTGACTTGTAAGGTCCATGAGGCTACCAAAGACTTCCAGATAC ATAATGGGATGTTCCAGGAGCTTGCCCATGTTGCTATACCTTCTGTGTCATACCATTTCTCACTGGGAGCAGTTACAATTG ATTCCTTGCCCAGGCCCTGGAGTTTGCCCTATCCTGTGCCCTGGATCTTACCTGGCCTGATCACATCCGTGCTGTGCCAGGGGAGAGTGAATGGAGTAACCTTCCTGCTGAGGCGGGAAGGAGATGATGACTTCCTAGAGGTAGCTGAAACTACCACTGTTTTGGGGGATGTAACTCAGGCAAGATACCGGGAACAAGTCATGTTTCGAGTCTATCAGCCGGGCAACTACAGCTGCAGCTATCAAACTCAGGGAGAATGTACCTCCTCTAAGCCCAGTAGGATTGTGACCATCAAGAAGTTTG CCAAACCACCTCCACCCCTGCTGACTTCCTCAGAAAGTTCCACAGAGGAGCCACCCCACATGGCCCGTATGACCCTTCTCTGTTCCACTTTTCTGAATGACGTTGAATTTCAGCTGAGGCAGGGAAAGCGTGAGATGAAGGTCCTTATGGTCAGCACCAGCCCAGAGCAAGTCAACTTCTATCTGAAATTGTCAGACATGGGTGACCAGAGCCCCTTCACCTGCCGCTACCGTCTAAGCAACATGACAGCTTGGTCGGAAGACAGTGAGCCCGTAGAGCTATTGTGGAGCGACG AAAGACTACCAGCACCAGTGTTGACTGCAGAGCCATCGACGAATCAGAGCTTTGAGCCGGGTTCGACAGTGAAGTTTCGATGTACCGCACCCAAGGCTGGCCTACGCTTTGAGTCTGGCCTGCGCTTTGGCCTGCATACCGAAGACTTGTATGAGCGCAGCCTGATCCAGATACTGAAGTCTTCTGGTCATGAAACTGTCTTCCAGCTGCAAAACCTCTCAGCCACAGATTCTGCCAGCTACAGCTGCATCTATACTGAACTGAAACCACCCTTCTCGGGATCTGCTCCCAGCAACCTTGTGCCTCTGATGGTGGACG GCAAGGCATGGGACTCTGGTATGTTTCCCAGAGTCAAAACTGGCCGTGGTCAG AGTGATATACCTGGGGTTATCATGGAGCTGCTGCATGATGGCAAATTTGTGCCCCACAGGATCCTACGAGTACTGAACTCCTATAGTAAACTGGAGCTGCATTTTGTGGGTCCCGAACATACAGGGAACTATACCTGCCATTATACCTCCTGGTAG